The genomic region GTGCGGGTGCCCGGCTCCTGCCTGCTCGGCGGCAAGGAGAAGCTCGACGAGCGCCTCGCCCGCGCTCGTGAGCGGGCCAGGGCCGGCAGCGGTGAGCGGCTGAAGAACGCGGCGATGGCCACGTTCGAGGCGTCCCGCCCGGCCGTCGGCGCCATGGCGGTGGGCACCGCCCGGGCCGCGTACGAGGTCGCTCTCGACTACGCCAAGACGCGGGAGCAGTTCGGCCGGCCGATCATCGACAACCAGGGCGTGGCCTTCCAGCTGGCCGACATGCGTACGTCCATCGACGCGGCGCGGCTGCTCGTGTGGCGAGCCTCCTGGATGGCCGTGAACGGGAAGCGGTTCACCTCGGCCGAGGGCTCCATGTCGAAGCTGTTCGCCAGCGAGACGGCCAAGAAGGTCACCGGGCAGGCGATTCAGATCCTGGGCGGCAACGGGTACACGCGGGAGTACCCGGTCGAGCGGATGCACCGCGACGCGGCCATCTACACGATCTTCGAGGGCACGAGCGAGATCCAGCGCCTGGTGATCGCGCGCACGTTGTCAGGAATGCCGATCCGCTAGCGCGACCAGCCACACACGACCCGCGATGCGCCGACTGCGGACGATCAGCGGTGTTTCAACGTCCCTTCAACGGCGTGAGCGCGGTCACCAGGTGACCGGCAGGGCCTCGGGCCCGCGGATCAACGCGCCGCGTCGCCACGGCACCTCGTCCGCCGAGACCGACAGACGCAGCGTCGGGATCCGGTCGAAGAGCGTGTTCACGATCAGCTCCTGCTCCATGCGGGCAAGCATGCCGCCCACGCAGGAGTGCGGTCCGTGCCCGAACGCCAGGTGTGGGTTGGGGTCGCGCTCGAAGTCGATCCGGTCGGGGTCCGGGAAGACGTCCGGGTCGCGGTTGGCGGCCAGGTACGAGACGTAGACCGGTTCGCCCTGCCTGATCCGTACGCCTTTGAGCACCACGTCCTCTATGGCGACGCGGGACAGGCCGACGGCGTTGCGGTGCGGGATGTAGCGCAGCAGCTCGTCGAGGGCCCGCGGGCGGAGCTCCGGATCGTCGCGCAGGCGGTCGAAGAGGGCGGGCCGGGTGAGAAGGATGTAGAGCATCTGGCCCGTGTTGTTCGTCACGGCCTCGCCGCCGAGCTGGATCGCGCGCGCGAGCGCCGTCGCCTCCTCTTCGGTGATGTCGCCCCGGCCCACCGCCGCGCCCAGCAGCGACGTCACGTCCTCGCCCGTGGCACCGCGGCGCTCGGCGATCAGCTTCGTGAAGTACGTCTCCATGTCCCGCTCGGCCCGCCCGCCGACCTCCGCTTCCCGCGAGGAGGAGAGAATCGCCTGCGTCCAGGTCCGGAGCGTGTCCCGGTCGCCGTCCGGGATGCCCATCAGCTCGCAGATGACCGTGATCGGGAAGGGGGCCAGGACCCGGTCGATGAGGTCGGCGGGCGGCCCGTCCCGCAGCATCGCGTCCACCATCCGGTCGAGCGTCCGCTCGGCGTTCGCGCGCAGCCGCTCGACGCCGCGCGTCGTGAACGCGGCGTTCACCGCCCCGCGCAGCCGGGCGTGGTCGGGCTCGTCGACGACGTTCATCGCCCCCGGCTGTGGGACGAAGTGCGGTGCAGGCCGGGTGATCCGACGGCCGATCACCTCCGCACGGCTGAACCGGGGGTCGTCCGTCACCAGCCGTACGTCCTCGTAGCGCGTGACCAGCCAGGCCCAGCCCTCGCCGTGGGGCAGCTGGACCCGGTTGATGGGCCCCTCGCGCATCAGCTCGGACAGGATGGGGTCGAAGTCGACCCCTGCCAGGTCCAGGGCCGGCCAGTGCCGTACCAGAGGTGCCGCCGTCGTCTCTTCATTCGTGGTCATGCCATGCCGTTTCTTCGCTCGTACGGTGCCGGCGGCCCAGCGCCGTCCCGGCCGCCGGGAACTCCCTCTCCCCGGCGGAAGGGTGGTTTGACCACGATCACCCGGTGGAGCGGGGATATCTCGTCGGAGTACTCCAGATCGGGGACCCCGGGCGGGCGTGACACCCTGGTCGCAGGGCCCCGAGGCAGCCGAACCGAAGGAGCACGCGATGACGCGGACGGCCAGGGAACTGCTGGACAGCACCACCGGAAAGCTCGCCCCGGACCCCCATGCCAACCGGCTTCTGCCGCTGGTCGCCCGGGGTGCGGCCCACCGCGACACTCTCGCGGCCCTCGCCCTCGAACAGCGCCAGGTGATCGCCGCGGACCGCCGGGCGTTCCTCCACCTGGCCGAACGGTCGGCCGTGGAGGGACCGACCGCCGAGCTCGAGTGCGCCGCGTTCTTCGGCATGCTCGCGGAGGGCGAGGCGTTGGCCCAGGACCGGCTCGGGGCGTACGCGGCCGCCTGCGGCGTGGACGCGGCACGGGAGGCGGCGTACGAGCCCCTCGCCGACTGCCAGGCCTACCCCGCGTACGTGGCCTGGCTCGCCCTGAACGGTTCACCGGCCGAGGTGGTCCTCGCCCTCAGCGCCAACTTCGCGGCCTGGGGCGGCTATTGCGCCAGGATCGCCGAGGCCCTGCGCGGCCACTACGGCTTCGACGACGAGTCCTGCGGCTTCTTCGACTTCTTCGCCGAGCCGTCCCCGGAACTGGACCAGAAGGCCCTGGCGGCCGTGCAGGCGGGCCTCGACGCGGGAGGGCTGGACGAGAGCGAGGTGCACCACTACGGGCGCCGGCTACAGACCTACGAGGCGAAGTTCTGGCACGCCCTGTGGGAACTGGACCAAAGGGTTCACTGAGGCGCGGCTCCTAGGGCCTGTCCGGCGGATCATGCCGCAGACGCGGGGTCTGGCACGCCCATCTGCCGCGTTGTCGTCACTCGCCGACGCTCCGCGTCGACTCCCTCCTCCGCCTTGCAGCTGCACGCACCAGACCCCGCTCACCGGTGCTTATCAGGCGCCGCCGATCTCCTGCGACTTGATCCGCCGGACAGGCCCTAGCCGGACGCACTCCCACTGCTGTGCGCGATGCACGCCACGTCAATACGGTCGGCGAGCTTCGCGAGCTCAATGGTGAGCGCGGCGACGGTGTCCTCGTCGAGACCCTCCTGCCCGGCCTCCACCAGATGCAGCCACCGACCACCCATCGTTCGCAGGAGCTTGCTCACGTCGGCCGCGGAAACCTGCAAGGTACCGCGGTCGTCGACGATCAGAGGCAGGGTCACTTCGCGGTTCACACAGGGGATCGTAGCTGCGGAACGTTCACGCTCCGTGCCATACCGTGGTGATGTTGCAGAACTCTCGGATTCCGTGCCCCGACAGCTCACGCCCGTAACCCGACCGCTTGACCCCGCCGAACGGGAACGCCGGGTGGGACGCCGTCATCCCGTTGACGTAGACACCGCCCGCCTCCAGATCACGTACGAAACGGTCGATCTCGGCCTCGTCCCTGGTCCACACGTTGGAACTGAGGCCGAACGGCGTGTCGTTGGCGATCGCCACGGCCTCGTCGAGGTCGGCCGCGCGGTAGAGCGTCGCCACCGGTCCGAAGGCCTCCTCGTGATGGATGCGCATCTCGGGGGTGAGGTCGGCGAGGACGGTGGGCGGGTAGTACCAGCCGGGTCCGTCCGGGCGTTCACCGCCGCACAGGACGGTCGCACCGCTCTCGACGGCGTCGTCGACCAGCTCCTCCAGGTCGTCGCGGCCCTGTTCGCTGGAGAGCGGGCCGACGTCCGTGGCCTCGTTCAGCGGGTCGCCCGTCTTCAGGGCCTTCATTCCCGCCGTGAAGGCTTCGGCGAAGGCGTCGAAGACATCCGCGTGCACGATGAACCGCTTGGCGGCGATGCACGACTGACCGTTGTTCTGCACCCGGGCCGTCACCGCGACCTGCGCCGCCCGTTCGACGTCCGCCGACGGCATCACCACGTACGGGTCGCTGCCGCCGAGTTCCAGGACCGTCTTCTTGACCTCGTCCCCGGCGACGGAGGCGACCGCGCGGCCCGCCGGTTCGCTGCCGGTCAGGGTGGCCGCCTTGATCCGCGGATCGCGCAGGATGTCCTCGACCGCGCCGGACCCGATGAGCAGTGTCTGGAAACAGCCCTCCGGATAGCCCGCGCGATGGAACAGGTCCTCCAGGTAGAGGGCGGTCTGCGGGACGTTCGAGGCGTGCTTGAGCAGGCCGACGTTGCCCGCCATCAGCGCGGGCGCGGCGAAGCGGATCACCTGCCAGAGCGGGAAGTTCCACGGCATGACCGCCAGAACCGGGCCGAGCGGGCGGTAGCGCACGAGGACGCGGGAGGCGCCGGAGTCCTGGGCGTCGGACGGGTCGCCCTCCTCGTCGGCGAGGAGTTCCTCGGCGTGGTCGGCGTACCAGCGCATCGCCTTCGCGCACTTGGCGGCCTCCGCGCGGGCCTGCTTGACCGGTTTGCCCATCTCCGTCGTCATCACACGGGCGACGTCCTGCGCGTCCTCGTCCAGCAGGTCGGCGGCGCGGTGCATCAGCGTGGAGCGCTCCGCGAACGAGGTTGTGCGGTGGGTGTGGAACGCGGCTTCTGCTGTCGCGAGCCGGTGTTCGATCTCCTCGGGGCCCAAGGCGTCGTAGGTCTTGAGTGTCTCGCCGGTTGCCGGGTTCACCGTTGCGATGGGCATGGAGGACCTCCTGATGCGGGGCTGTGCTTCGACCCTCCCGCGCGAGGGGGCGGATCGCAAACGTGGAGAGTGCGGGTCGGCCGTGGCTGATCGCGCCCACGATGGGGGTCCCCCCGCTCATGGGGGTCCCCCCGCTCATGGGGGTCCCCCCGCTCGAGCGAAGCCGAGAGTGGGGGAGAAGCCGAGAGTGGGGGAGGAGCCGCACATTTATACAGCCCCGCGCCCCTTGTGGGGCGCGTCCCCTCAGCCCGTCTGCTCTGCGAGGCGGTCCAGGAAGGTCGTCTGAGCCTTGACCAGCAGGGCCCGTGCCCGGTCCAGGTCCAGCCATTCCGCTCTGTCCAGTTCCGGGAACTCCTGGACCCGGCCCGAGCCCCGTGGCCATTCCATCGTGAAGGTGCCGGGGACCATCGTCGTCACATCCAGGTCCGCCTCGATCGCCCAGACCGTGACGACCTTGCGGTTCGTCTGGGTGACCTCGCCGAGGGGGATCGGGTCGCCGTCGGGCGGTGGCAGGCCGAGTTCCTCCTGGAACTCTCGGCGTGCCGCGTCCCAGGCCGGCTCGTCGGGCTCGTACTCGCCCTTCGGTACGGTCCACGCGCCGGCGTCGCGACGGGCGAAGAACGGGCCGCCCATGTGGCCAAGCAGCACCTCGATGCCTTGGCCGGTGCGGCGGAACAGGAGCAGGCCCGCGCTGCGTTTCGCGGTGGCGGTCACGGAGTGACCTCCGGGTGGGCGGCGAGCAGGGTTTCGACGGTGTCGGCCTGTGCCGGGGTCTTGTCCTCGCGATAGCGCACGACCCGGGCGAAGCGGAGGGTGACGCCCGCCGGGTAGCGCGTGGAGCGTTGCAGGCCGTCGTACGCGATCTCGACGACGAGTTCGGGACGGACGGTCACCACCCAGCCGTTGTCCTCGACGGCGAGTTCCTGGAGCCGCTCGGTCTGCCAGGCCAGCATCGCGTCCGTCATGCCCTTGAAGGTCTTGCCCAGCATGGCGAAGGAGCCGTCCGGCCGCCGCGCGCCCAGATGCAGGTTGGAGAGCTTGCCGGTGCGCCGCCCGTGTCCCCACTCGGCGGCCAGCACGACCAGGTCCAGGGCGTGTACGGGTTTGACCTTCAGCCAGGAGGCGCCGCGCCGGCCCGCGCTGTACGGGGCGTCGAGGGCCTTGAGCACGACGCCCTCGTGGCCGCGCTCCAGCGTGTCGGCGAGGAACCGCTCGGCGGCGGCCCGCGCCTGCGCGTCCGCCGGGTCGGCCACGAGGGCCCGCCGTACGCGCATCGGCTCGGGGACCAGCCGGGCCAGCTCGGCGTGGCGGTCGGCGAACGGCAGGTCGAGCAGGTCGCGGCCGTCCACGGAGAGCGCGTCGAAGAAGACGGGGGAGACGGGCACGGCCTCGGCGGCCGTGGCGACGTCCACACGGGAGCCCACCCGGCCTGCGGTGTCCTGGAACGACCGCGGCCGACCGCCTTCGTCGAAGGCGATGACCTCGCCGTCGAGGATGAAGTGCTCGCCCTTCAATTCCCGTGCTGCGGACGTGAGTTCGGGCAGCCGGTCCGTGATGTCGTCGAGCGTACGGGTGTAGAGACGTACGTCGTCGCCGTCGCGGTGGACCTGGACGCGGATGCCGTCCAGCTTCTCCTCGACCGCGCAGGGGCCGAGCTTGTCGATCGCCTCGGCGACGGACGAGGCGCTGTGCGCGAGCATCGGCTGGACGGGGCGACCGACGGTGAGCCGGAACGCGGCGAGAGCCTCCGGCCCGTCGGCGAGCAGCCGCTCGGCCGCCGTCTGGAGCGAACCCGCCAGCATCACCGCGCGCCGTACGTCGGCGGAGGGCGCGCCCGTCGCCTGTGCGAGGCCCTCGACGGCGACGGCGTCCAGGGCGCCCTGGCGCACCTCCCCGCCGATCAGCCCGAGCAGGAACCGCTGCTCGGGCTCGGTGGCCGCACCCATCAACTCGCCGACCAGCCGCGCCCGTTCCGCCTGGGAGCCCGCGCCGGAGACCTTGCCGAGTGTCGTGAGGCGGGCGTCCACCTCGCGCACGGTCAGCGTGGGTTCCGGGGCGGGCGGCACGGGCGTGCTGAGGATCTTCCAGCCGATGCCGAGCCGCCCCTGAGGGAGGCGGCCCGCCAGATACGGGATGACGACCGGCACGTCGTCCGCCTCGGCATCCCGGAACAGCTCCGCGAGCAGAGCGACCTTCCGGGACCGCGCCGAGGTGGCGGCGACCTCCTGGGACACACGGGCAAGCCGGTGCAACAGCATGCAGCCATGGTGCAACGGAGGCGCCCGGTCCACACCCGCACGGCAGGGTCTTCGCCCGCGCCCGGCACCGGCGGGTTCTTCGGCCCCGTGCGAACGGCTGCGCCTTCGGTGCGCGCGCCCGCACGCCCGCGTCCTCGGTCTGCTTCGGTTCTACGTCCGCACGGCCTCGTCGAGGTCCGCGAAGAGCAGTTCTCCGTTGATCGTGGCTCCCGCCCGGTAGCCGCCGCTCGCCGCGTTCACGACCTGCTCGGCGAAGCCGATCGCGTTGCCCGCCGCCCAGACGCCGGGCACGGTGGTCAGACCCGTCGCGTCGACCACGGCGTACGTGCCGTACGGAGTCTTCTGAAGCTCGGCGCCGAGCCGCTCCAGGAGGCCGGTGCGCGGGACGGCACGGGGCGCGACGAACAGCACAGAGCGCTCGTGCGCGGTGCCGTCCGCGAGCCGGACCCCGGAGAGCCGGTCGTCGTCGACGACCAGTCCGGCGACCTCGCCGGGAACCACGGAGACCCCGGCCGCGGCGAGCCTGCGCAGGTCGTCGTCCGTGAGCGCGTCCTCGGCGACCGTATGCAGGAACAGGGTGACGTCCTTCGACCACTGGGAGACCATCAGCGCCTGGTGGACGCTCATCGGAGTCGTGGCGAGCACGCCGAAGGCCTGATCCCGTACCTCCCAGCCGTGGCAGTACGGGCAGTGGAGCACGTCCCGCCCGAAGCGCTCGGCGAGGCCCGGCACCTTCGGGAGTTCGTCCGCCAGGCCGGTGGCGACGAAGAGCCGGCGCCCGTGCACCCCGCGCCCGCCTGCGAGCGTCACGTCGAACTCCCCGGCCGCGTCCCTCGCCACGTCCACCGCCCGGTCCCGGACGAGTTCGACGCCGTATCGCGCGATCTCCTCGCGTCCCACGGCGAGGAACTCGGCAGGCGGCATGCCGTCCCGCGTCAGATAGCCCTGCAGGTGCGCGGCGGGCGCGTTGCGCGGCTCGCCCGCGTCGATCACGAGCACACTCCGCCGTGCGCGTCCCAGGACGAGCGCCGCGGACAGTCCGGCCGCGCCGCCTCCGACGACGACCACTTCGTACCTCTCGGTCATGGTGACCACCTCCACCGAGAAGGTCGCTCATCCGCTGCCGTATTGACAAACGTCTTTGCCGAAACTGCAATGAAGGGATGAGTGAGCACGAGGAGCCCCAGAGGCACGAGGAGACCGGCAGAGACACGGGCACGGACACCGGCACCGACGACGTCCTCGCGGAGGTCGGGCCCCGGTTGCGCCGCATCCGCAAGGAGCGCGGCGCCACTCTCGCGGGTCTGTCCACCGCCACCGGCATCTCGGTGAGCACCCTGTCCCGTCTGGAGTCCGGTCTGCGCAAACCCAGCCTGGAACTCCTGCTGCCCATCGCCCGCGCCCACCAGGTCCCGCTCGACGAACTCGTCGGAGCCCCGCCCGTGGGCGACCCCCGCATCCGCGTGGCGAAGCCCATCGTCAGGTACGGCCGCACCCACTGGCCGCTCACCCGACAGCCTGGCGGCCTCCAGGCCTACAAGGTGCTCGAACCGCAGCGGAGGCTGGAGCCGGAGCCGCGGACGCACGAGGGCTATGAGTGGCTCTACGTGCTCTCCGGGCGGC from Streptomyces sp. NBC_00878 harbors:
- a CDS encoding cytochrome P450, translated to MTTNEETTAAPLVRHWPALDLAGVDFDPILSELMREGPINRVQLPHGEGWAWLVTRYEDVRLVTDDPRFSRAEVIGRRITRPAPHFVPQPGAMNVVDEPDHARLRGAVNAAFTTRGVERLRANAERTLDRMVDAMLRDGPPADLIDRVLAPFPITVICELMGIPDGDRDTLRTWTQAILSSSREAEVGGRAERDMETYFTKLIAERRGATGEDVTSLLGAAVGRGDITEEEATALARAIQLGGEAVTNNTGQMLYILLTRPALFDRLRDDPELRPRALDELLRYIPHRNAVGLSRVAIEDVVLKGVRIRQGEPVYVSYLAANRDPDVFPDPDRIDFERDPNPHLAFGHGPHSCVGGMLARMEQELIVNTLFDRIPTLRLSVSADEVPWRRGALIRGPEALPVTW
- a CDS encoding transcriptional regulator, whose protein sequence is MTRTARELLDSTTGKLAPDPHANRLLPLVARGAAHRDTLAALALEQRQVIAADRRAFLHLAERSAVEGPTAELECAAFFGMLAEGEALAQDRLGAYAAACGVDAAREAAYEPLADCQAYPAYVAWLALNGSPAEVVLALSANFAAWGGYCARIAEALRGHYGFDDESCGFFDFFAEPSPELDQKALAAVQAGLDAGGLDESEVHHYGRRLQTYEAKFWHALWELDQRVH
- a CDS encoding DUF6213 family protein, whose product is MNREVTLPLIVDDRGTLQVSAADVSKLLRTMGGRWLHLVEAGQEGLDEDTVAALTIELAKLADRIDVACIAHSSGSASG
- a CDS encoding NADP-dependent succinic semialdehyde dehydrogenase; translated protein: MPIATVNPATGETLKTYDALGPEEIEHRLATAEAAFHTHRTTSFAERSTLMHRAADLLDEDAQDVARVMTTEMGKPVKQARAEAAKCAKAMRWYADHAEELLADEEGDPSDAQDSGASRVLVRYRPLGPVLAVMPWNFPLWQVIRFAAPALMAGNVGLLKHASNVPQTALYLEDLFHRAGYPEGCFQTLLIGSGAVEDILRDPRIKAATLTGSEPAGRAVASVAGDEVKKTVLELGGSDPYVVMPSADVERAAQVAVTARVQNNGQSCIAAKRFIVHADVFDAFAEAFTAGMKALKTGDPLNEATDVGPLSSEQGRDDLEELVDDAVESGATVLCGGERPDGPGWYYPPTVLADLTPEMRIHHEEAFGPVATLYRAADLDEAVAIANDTPFGLSSNVWTRDEAEIDRFVRDLEAGGVYVNGMTASHPAFPFGGVKRSGYGRELSGHGIREFCNITTVWHGA
- a CDS encoding NUDIX domain-containing protein; translation: MTATAKRSAGLLLFRRTGQGIEVLLGHMGGPFFARRDAGAWTVPKGEYEPDEPAWDAARREFQEELGLPPPDGDPIPLGEVTQTNRKVVTVWAIEADLDVTTMVPGTFTMEWPRGSGRVQEFPELDRAEWLDLDRARALLVKAQTTFLDRLAEQTG
- a CDS encoding ATP-dependent DNA ligase, translated to MLLHRLARVSQEVAATSARSRKVALLAELFRDAEADDVPVVIPYLAGRLPQGRLGIGWKILSTPVPPAPEPTLTVREVDARLTTLGKVSGAGSQAERARLVGELMGAATEPEQRFLLGLIGGEVRQGALDAVAVEGLAQATGAPSADVRRAVMLAGSLQTAAERLLADGPEALAAFRLTVGRPVQPMLAHSASSVAEAIDKLGPCAVEEKLDGIRVQVHRDGDDVRLYTRTLDDITDRLPELTSAARELKGEHFILDGEVIAFDEGGRPRSFQDTAGRVGSRVDVATAAEAVPVSPVFFDALSVDGRDLLDLPFADRHAELARLVPEPMRVRRALVADPADAQARAAAERFLADTLERGHEGVVLKALDAPYSAGRRGASWLKVKPVHALDLVVLAAEWGHGRRTGKLSNLHLGARRPDGSFAMLGKTFKGMTDAMLAWQTERLQELAVEDNGWVVTVRPELVVEIAYDGLQRSTRYPAGVTLRFARVVRYREDKTPAQADTVETLLAAHPEVTP
- a CDS encoding NAD(P)/FAD-dependent oxidoreductase gives rise to the protein MTERYEVVVVGGGAAGLSAALVLGRARRSVLVIDAGEPRNAPAAHLQGYLTRDGMPPAEFLAVGREEIARYGVELVRDRAVDVARDAAGEFDVTLAGGRGVHGRRLFVATGLADELPKVPGLAERFGRDVLHCPYCHGWEVRDQAFGVLATTPMSVHQALMVSQWSKDVTLFLHTVAEDALTDDDLRRLAAAGVSVVPGEVAGLVVDDDRLSGVRLADGTAHERSVLFVAPRAVPRTGLLERLGAELQKTPYGTYAVVDATGLTTVPGVWAAGNAIGFAEQVVNAASGGYRAGATINGELLFADLDEAVRT
- a CDS encoding helix-turn-helix domain-containing protein, whose translation is MSEHEEPQRHEETGRDTGTDTGTDDVLAEVGPRLRRIRKERGATLAGLSTATGISVSTLSRLESGLRKPSLELLLPIARAHQVPLDELVGAPPVGDPRIRVAKPIVRYGRTHWPLTRQPGGLQAYKVLEPQRRLEPEPRTHEGYEWLYVLSGRLRLVLGEHDVVLGAGEAAEFDTRVPHWFGSTGEGPVEFLSLFGRQGERMHVRARPKGSGRGD